In Cygnus atratus isolate AKBS03 ecotype Queensland, Australia chromosome 5, CAtr_DNAZoo_HiC_assembly, whole genome shotgun sequence, a single window of DNA contains:
- the LOC118244300 gene encoding olfactory receptor 1002-like, with the protein MKSQGRNCTQTVEFSLMGFTGNLELQLTLFTAFLVVYLMTLLGNLGIIILIRTSLQLHSPMYYFLGNLALVDLLYSTVVTPKLLADLVRQKPLSYVGCVTQVLVFGVFLVTECFLLAMMAYDRYMAVCHPLRYSVLMSPRLCVQLVGGSYLTGLVNGMGQTIGMFNLSFCGSVVVNLFFCDLSLLVSLSSSDSTLTSLTITVPTFLFGVSSGLVVLVSYIAIISTILSIRSAKGKCKAFSTCASHLTTVSIFYGNGLFVYLKPSSLKSREEDKWVAVLYTMVTPMLNPLIYSLRNQEVKEALRRLRARKRT; encoded by the coding sequence TTTTCACTGCCTTTCTGGTAGTTTATCTCATGACTTTGCTAGGGAACCTGGGGATAATCATATTAATTAGGACCAGCCTTCAGCTCCACTCCCCCATGTATTATTTCCTCGGGAATCTGGCTTTGGTAGACCTCCTCTACTCCACAGTTGTCACCCCCAAGCTGCTGGCTGACTTGGTCAGGCAGAAGCCCCTCTCCTACGTGGGATGTGTCACCCAGGTCCTTGTGTTCGGCGTCTTCCTGGTCACCGAATGCTTCCTGCTGGCCATGATGGCCTACGACCGCTACATGGCCGTTTGTCACCCGCTGCGCTATTCGGTCCTTATGTCCCCGAGGCTCTGTGTCCAGCTGGTGGGTGGCTCCTACTTGACCGGGCTGGTGAATGGCATGGGGCAAACCATCGGCATGTTTAATCTGTCCTTCTGTGGCTCCGTCGTGGTCAACCTGTTCTTCTGTGACCTCTCTCTGCTGGTCTCTCTCTCCTCATCTGACAGTACTCTCACTTCTCTTACAATAACAGTTCCGACATTTTTATTCGGCGTCTCCAGCGGCCTTGTTGTCCTGGTCTCCTACATCGCCATCATCTCCACCATCCTGAGCATCCGCTCAGCCAAGGGCAAGTGCAAAGCCTTCTCCACCTGCGCCTCCCACCTCACCACCGTCAGCATTTTCTACGGGAACGGcctctttgtttatttaaagcCAAGCTCGCTCAAGTCGAGAGAAGAAGACAAGTGGGTTGCAGTGCTCTACACCATGGTGACCCCCATGCTGAACCCCCTGATCTACAGCCTGAGGAACCAGGAGGTGAAGGAGGCTTTGAGGAGACTCAGAGCCAGGAAAAGAACCTGA
- the LOC118244704 gene encoding olfactory receptor 1052-like isoform X2: MTGGNHSGVTEFVLLGFTHLQELLFMIFLLIYITTLVGNLGMIILIRTDPQLHTSMYFFLSHLSFLDICYSSSVTPKLLLGLLTGRNVISLNGCITQFFFYAVFITTEAIFLAIMAYDRYVAIRQPLHYVVVMSHRVRVRLVVGSYTAGGLNALVHTAGLLRLSFCGPNIVNHFYCEIPPLLLLSCSETWLNEVVMVLCAAFIVTTTALAILTSYTFILLAVWSTRSVEGRRKACSTCTSHLMAVALFYGSAAFLYLHPLSSHAEEERKTASVFYTMVIPMLNPFIYSLRNVKVKIALRRVMKIRY; the protein is encoded by the exons ATGACTGGGGGAAACCACTCGGGTGTGACAGAGTTTGTCCTCTTGGGCTTCACCcacctgcaggagctgcttttcATGATTTTCTTACTCATCTACATCACCACGCTGGTGGGGAACCTGGGAATGATCATCCTCATCAGGACCGACCCGCAGCTTCACACCTCTATGTACTTCTTCCTCAGCCACCTCTCCTTCCTGGACATCTGCTATTCTTCATCCGTAACTCCAAAGCTCCTGTTGGGCCTCCTCACCGGTAGGAACGTCATTTCTCTCAACGGCTGCATCACACAGTTTTTCTTCTATGCAGTCTTCATCACCACGGAAGCCATCTTTCTGGCCATCATGGCATATGACCGCTACGTGGCCATCCGTCAGCCTCTGCACTATGTGGTTGTCATGTCCCACAGGGTCCGCGTCCGGCTGGTGGTGGGCTCCTACACTGCCGGTGGCCTGAACGCCTTGGTGCACACCGCTGGTCTCCTCCGACTGTCCTTCTGCGGCCCAAATATTGTCAATCACTTCTACTGTGAAATCCCACCACTCCTGCTGCTCTCATGTTCTGAAACCTGGCTCAACGAGGTGGTGATGGTCTTGTGTGCCGCCTTCATTGTCACCACCACAGCCCTGGCCATCCTCACCTCCTACACCTTCATCCTGCTCGCCGTCTGGAGCACCCGCTCTGTGGAGGGCAGGCGCAAGGCTTGCTCCACCTGCACTTCCCATCTGATGGCCGTTGCCCTCTTCTATggctctgcagctttcctgtaCCTCCACCCCCTCTCCAGTcatgcagaagaggaaaggaaaacagcctCGGTTTTCTATACCATGGTGATTCCCATGCTCAACCCTTTCATCTACAGCCTGAGGAATGTGAAGGTGAAGATTGCCCTCAGAAGA GTCATGAAGATCAGATATTAA
- the LOC118244704 gene encoding olfactory receptor 1052-like isoform X1: MTGGNHSGVTEFVLLGFTHLQELLFMIFLLIYITTLVGNLGMIILIRTDPQLHTSMYFFLSHLSFLDICYSSSVTPKLLLGLLTGRNVISLNGCITQFFFYAVFITTEAIFLAIMAYDRYVAIRQPLHYVVVMSHRVRVRLVVGSYTAGGLNALVHTAGLLRLSFCGPNIVNHFYCEIPPLLLLSCSETWLNEVVMVLCAAFIVTTTALAILTSYTFILLAVWSTRSVEGRRKACSTCTSHLMAVALFYGSAAFLYLHPLSSHAEEERKTASVFYTMVIPMLNPFIYSLRNVKVKIALRRAARKFLSCMYHHRSPPSKTQTAVT; encoded by the coding sequence ATGACTGGGGGAAACCACTCGGGTGTGACAGAGTTTGTCCTCTTGGGCTTCACCcacctgcaggagctgcttttcATGATTTTCTTACTCATCTACATCACCACGCTGGTGGGGAACCTGGGAATGATCATCCTCATCAGGACCGACCCGCAGCTTCACACCTCTATGTACTTCTTCCTCAGCCACCTCTCCTTCCTGGACATCTGCTATTCTTCATCCGTAACTCCAAAGCTCCTGTTGGGCCTCCTCACCGGTAGGAACGTCATTTCTCTCAACGGCTGCATCACACAGTTTTTCTTCTATGCAGTCTTCATCACCACGGAAGCCATCTTTCTGGCCATCATGGCATATGACCGCTACGTGGCCATCCGTCAGCCTCTGCACTATGTGGTTGTCATGTCCCACAGGGTCCGCGTCCGGCTGGTGGTGGGCTCCTACACTGCCGGTGGCCTGAACGCCTTGGTGCACACCGCTGGTCTCCTCCGACTGTCCTTCTGCGGCCCAAATATTGTCAATCACTTCTACTGTGAAATCCCACCACTCCTGCTGCTCTCATGTTCTGAAACCTGGCTCAACGAGGTGGTGATGGTCTTGTGTGCCGCCTTCATTGTCACCACCACAGCCCTGGCCATCCTCACCTCCTACACCTTCATCCTGCTCGCCGTCTGGAGCACCCGCTCTGTGGAGGGCAGGCGCAAGGCTTGCTCCACCTGCACTTCCCATCTGATGGCCGTTGCCCTCTTCTATggctctgcagctttcctgtaCCTCCACCCCCTCTCCAGTcatgcagaagaggaaaggaaaacagcctCGGTTTTCTATACCATGGTGATTCCCATGCTCAACCCTTTCATCTACAGCCTGAGGAATGTGAAGGTGAAGATTGCCCTCAGAAGAGCTGCAAGGAAGTTCCTCTCCTGCATGTATCACCACCGGTCTCCCCCCAGCAAAACTCAAACAGCTGTCACCTGA
- the LOC118244700 gene encoding olfactory receptor 1030-like: MMSARGNHTPNAEFVLSGFSEQRDVQAVLFMVFLVIYVVTLLGNLAMIVLIRLDSQLHTPMYFFLSSLSFLDICYSSSITPRLLSDLLASRKVISHSACLAQFYFYAVFATTECYLLAVMAYDRYVAICSPLLYVISMSSKVCARLVAGSYLAGVLNATIHTGVALRLSFCGPNVINHFYCEGPPLYAISCTDPTINEAVMFVVVGFNLFVTNLTILISYTYILATVLRMPSAAGKRKAFSTCASHLAAVTLFYGSAASMYSRPSSRHSQDLDKVASVFYTMVTPMLNPLIYSLRNKEVKDALGRVMERKRSSDR; encoded by the coding sequence ATGATGTCGGCCAGGGGAAATCACACCCCCAATGCTGAATTTGTGCTCTCAGGATTCTCAGAGCAGAGGGATGTCCAGGCTGTCCTCTTTATGGTGTTCTTGGTGATCTACGTGGTCACTTTGCTAGGCAATCTGGCAATGATTGTGTTGATCAGGCTGGACTCCCAACTtcacacccccatgtacttcttcctgaGCAGCTTGTCCTTCCTTGACATCTGCTATTCCTCCTCTATCACTCCCAGACTGCTCTCAGACCTCCTGGCATCAAGGAAGGTCATTTCTCACTCTGCATGCCTtgcacaattttatttctatgctgTCTttgccaccactgagtgctaCCTCTTGGCCGTGATGGCCTATGACCGCTACGTGGCCAtctgcagccctctgctctACGTGATCTCCATGTCCAGCAAGGTTTGTGCGCGGCTGGTCGCTGGCTCGTACCTTGCTGGGGTTCTGAATGCCACCATCCACACAGGGGTGGCACTTCGGCTGTCCTTCTGTGGCCCCAATGTCATCAATCACTTCTACTGTGAGGGGCCCCCACTTTATGCCATCTCTTGCACAGACCCCACCATCAACGAAGCAGTGATGTTCGTCGTGGTGGGCTTCAACCTGTTTGTCACCAATCTGACCATCCTCATCTCCTACACCTACATTCTGGCCACTGTCCTCAGGATGCCCTCAGCTGCTGGCAAACGCAAAGCCTTCTCCACGTGTGCATCCCACCTGGCCGCTGTGACCCTCTTCTACGGATCTGCTGCATCCATGTACTCACGGCCCAGCTCCAGGCATTCCCAGGACCTGGACAAGGTGGCATCTGTGTTCTACACCATGGTCACCCCCATGctgaaccccctcatctacagccTGAGGAACAAGGAGGTGAAGGATGCACTGGGGAGGGTGATGGAGAGGAAGCGTTCCTCTGACAGATAG
- the LOC118244730 gene encoding olfactory receptor 8U9-like translates to MTPVNHTDMHEFILLGLTTRPDLQVPLFLVFLSTYIVTLLGNFGLIALIRTNLNLHTPMYYFLSHLAFVDICYSSIILPKMLVQILMENKTIGFSECAAQLCFFVVFGITECLLLAVMAYDRYVAICKPLLYPTIMCRATCRWLVAASYAISVVHAVTHTTFIFTSSFCRTYVINHYFCDIAPLLALSCSDTHTYELVVLALVSINCLSTVTIIFVSYIYILPAILRIHSPQSQRKAFSTCASHLTVVTMFYGAILFTYLRPSSTYALDENKAATLFYTIMTPMMNPLVYSLRNREVKAALRRVAGRRL, encoded by the coding sequence ATGACACCTGTCAATCACACTGACATGCATGAGTTCATTCTCCTGGGGCTGACCACCCGCCCAGATCTGCAGGTCCCCCTTTTCCTGGTTTTCCTGTCCACGTACATAGTGACACTCCTGGGGAATTTTGGGCTGATTGCATTAATCAGGACCAATCTTAACCTTCACACCCCCATGTACTATTTCCTCAGCCACTTGGCTTTTGTTGACATCTGCTACTCCTCCATCATCCTCCCAAAAATGCTGGTACAGATCCTGATGGAGAACAAAACTATTGGCTTCTCAGAGTGCGCAGCCCAGCTGTGCTTCTTCGTTGTTTTTGGGATCACCGAGTGCCTCTTGCTGGCTGTGATGGCCTACGACCGGTACGtggccatctgcaagcccctccTGTACCCCACCATCATGTGCAGAGCGACGTGCCGCTGGCTCGTGGCTGCTTCCTACGCCATCAGCGTTGTGCATGCGGTGACGCATACCACTTTCATCTTTACATCCTCCTTCTGCCGAACCTATGTCATCAATCACTACTTCTGCGACATCGCCCCGCTCCTAGCTCTCTCCTGCTCCGACACCCACACCTACGAGCTGGTTGTCCTCGCTCTTGTCAGCATAAACTGTCTCAGCACTGTGACCATTATCTTTGTCTCTTACATCTATATCCTCCCTGCCATTCTGAGGATCCACTCTCCTCAGAGCCAGAGAAAAGCCTTCTCCACCTGTGCCTCCCACCTGACGGTGGTCACCATGTTTTACGGGGCGATTTTGTTCACGTACCTGCGCCCCAGCTCCACCTATGCATTGGATGAGAACAAAGCGGCCACACTATTTTATACCATCATGACCCCCATGATGAACCCCTTGGTCTACAGCCTGAGGAACAGGGAGGTGAAGGCTGCCCTGAGAAGAGTGGCTGGGAGAAGGCTGTGA
- the LOC118244705 gene encoding olfactory receptor 5B12-like, producing the protein MFMGFNHTVHGFILLGLAESPGMQLPLFGVFLLMYMLTLLGNLGMMALVRTDRGLNTPMYFFLGHFSFVDACYSTVIMPNMLVSLASGNNDISFEGCVTQLYSFVFFGIAECYLLAIMAYDRYAAICNPLRYVVMLPQVVCIQLVSMSYILGVLYAAIYTGCTFGGSFGKSNIIDHFFCDVSPLLKLSGSDRLMRERVIFAFVSINGVSTSGIIVVSYLYILSTVLKMSSTQSRSKAFNTCASHMMVISLFYGTGFFMYLLPSSSHKGLDKVASIFYTLVTPLLNPLIYCLRNREKRASFKEKLGGKRAHISFM; encoded by the exons atgtttatggGATTTAACCACACAGTCCATGGCTTCATCCTCCTAGGACTTGCAGAGAGcccaggcatgcagctcccacTCTTTGGGGTGTTTCTGTTGATGTACATGCTGACCCTCTTGGGGAATCTTGGCATGATGGCCCTGGTCAGGACTGACCGGGGCTTGaacacccccatgtacttcttccttggtcatttttcttttgttgatgCTTGTTACTCCACGGTCATCATGCCCAACATGCTGGTGTCCTTGGCCTCAGGGAACAATGACATTTCCTTTGAGGGCTGCGTGACACAACTTTACAGCTTTGTGTTCTTTGGGATTGCCGAATGCTACCTTTTGGCCATCATGGCGTATGACCGCTACGCCGCTATCTGCAACCCGCTGCGCTATGTGGTCATGTTGCCGCAGGTGGTCTGCATCCAGCTGGTCTCAATGTCCTACATCCTCGGTGTTCTTTATGCAGCTATTTACACTGGCTGCACGTTTGGGGGATCTTTCGGAAAGTCCAACATAATCGATCATTTCTTCTGTGATGTCAGCCCCTTGCTAAAGCTCTCGGGCTCTGACAGACTCATGAGGGAGAGGGTCATCTTCGCTTTTGTTAGCATAAATGGGGTTAGCACCAGCGGAATCATCGTAGTCTCGTACCTATACATCCTCTCCACCGTCCTGAAGATGAGCTCCACACAGAGTAGGTCCAAAGCCTTCAACACATGTGCCTCCCACATGATGGTCATCTCCTTGTTCTATGGGACGGGCTTCTTCATGtacctcctgcccagctccagccacaaGGGCCTGGACAAGGTGGCCTCCATATTTTACACTCTGGTGACCCCCCTTCTCAACCCTCTCATCTATTGCCTGAGGAACAGGGAG aaaagagccagttttaaagaaaaattgggGGGTAAGCGTGCCCACATCAGCTTCATGTAG
- the LOC118244729 gene encoding olfactory receptor 1102-like: MAEENQTGQVTELTLLGLTDNPRLQAPLFVLFLLIYATTLAGNLGMVVLIRSSGQLQTPMYFFLSSLSLLDACYSTVVAPRTLVNFLTEKKTISLAGCAAQMFFFIGFGTTECFLLAAMAYDRYVAICSPLLYTAIMSRQVCILLVAGSYVLGLLHSLVHTDFTFSLSFCRPAEVNHFYCGIMPVLALSCSDTHINRSLIFGLAGLVEMVTILAVLVSYAFILSAISKISSAKGRHKAFSTCTSHLAGVTIFHGSILALNFRPSSSNVLNTDKIFAVFYSLVVPMLNPLIYSLRNRDVRNALKEFVMWK, translated from the coding sequence ATGGCCGAGGAGAATCAAACTGGGCAAGTTACAGAACTGACTCTCTTGGGACTCACGGACAaccccaggctgcaggcaccTCTCTTCGTGCTGTTCCTCCTCATTTATGCCACCACACTGGCAGGGAACCTGGGGATGGTTGTGCTGATCAGGAGCAGTGGCCAACTTCAGACGCCCATGTACTTTTTCCTCAGCAGTTTGTCTCTCCTGGATGCTTGCTACTCAACAGTGGTGGCACCAAGGACTTTAGTGAACTTtctgacagagaagaaaaccatcTCCCTGGCTGGCTGCGCTGcccagatgttttttttcataggtTTTGGGACCACCGAGTGCTTCCTGCTGGCTGCCATGGCATACGACCGCTACGTGGCCATCTGCAGCCCTCTGCTTTACACGGCCATCATGTCTCGACAGGTCTGCATCCTGTTGGTGGCTGGCTCATATGTCCTCGGGCTGCTGCACTCTCTGGTGCACACGGACTTCACCTTCAGCCTGTCTTTCTGCCGGCCAGCTGAGGTCAACCATTTCTACTGTGGTATCATGCCTGTTCTAGCACTGTCCTGCTCTGACACCCATATCAACAGGTCCTTGATATTCGGTCTTGCAGGATTGGTTGAGATGGTGACCATCCTGGCTGTCCTGGTCTCCTATGCTTTCATCCTCTCTGCCATCTCAAAGATCAGCTCCGCTAagggccggcacaaagccttttccaccTGCACCTCTCACCTGGCCGGAGTCACCATCTTCCATGGGTCTATCCTCGCCCTGAACTTCCGACCAAGCTCCAGCAATGTCCTGAACACTGACAAgatctttgctgtgttttactCATTGGTGGTCCCCATGCTGAACCCTCTGATCTACAGCCTCAGGAACAGGGATGTGAGGAATGCCCTGAAGGAGTTTGTCATGTGGAAGTAG